A window of Stenotrophomonas indicatrix genomic DNA:
GGGGATTGCCGAACGCATCCTGAATCGTCCGGCTTGACATTCAGCTTGGGGGCCGGTGACGGAAATCACATTCCGGCCCCCATTCAGGTGTTCATCAGAGCGCGGCGGCGAGCCGGCTGCCCTGATCAATCGCACGTTTTGCATCGAGTTCGGCGGCCACGTCTGCACCACCGATCAAGTGTGCGGTGACGCCTGCTGCCTGCAGTTCGGCCTGCAGCGCGCGCTGCGGTTCCTGGCCGGCACAGATCACCACGTGGTCGACCGGCAGCAGCTGTTCGCTGCCGTCCACGCGGATGCGCAGGCCCGCATCGTCCACGCCCAGGTACTCGACACCACCCAGCATGCGCACGCCCTTGGCCTTCAGCGTGGCGCGGTGGATCCAGCCGGTGGTCTTGCCCAGGCGTGCACCGGGCTTGCCGGCACTTCGCTGCAGCAGCCACAGCCTGCGCGGCGACGCCTCCACGGCCGGGCGGGCCAGTGCACCGCGGGCCTCGAAGGTGGCATCCACGCCCCATTCGGCCATCCAGCGTTGCGGGTCCAGCGATGGCGAGGGGCCGTCATGGGCAAGGAACTCGCCGACATCGAAGCCGATGCCACCGGCGCCGATGATGGCGGCGCTGCCACCGACCTCGACCCGGCCCAGCAGCACATCCAGGTAGTTGACCACCTTGGCGTGGTCGGCACCGGGGAAGTCGACCTTGCGCGGCAGGATGCCGGTGGCCAGTACGACCTCGTCGAAGCCGGCCAGGCTGGCCGCGTCGGCACGGGTGCCCAGGCGCAGCTGCACGCCGGTCTCGCCCAGCTTGTGGCGGAAGTAGCGCAGGGTCTCGTGGAACTCTTCCTTGCCGGGAATGCGCTTGGCCACGTTGAACTGGCCACCGATCTCCTCGCTGGCGTCGAACAGGGTGACCTGGTGGCCGCGTTCGGCAGCGACCGTAGCGCAGGCCAGGCCGGCCGGGCCGGCGCCGACCACGGCCACCCGCTTCGGTGCGGTGGTCGGGGTGTAGACCAGCTCGGTCTCGTGGGCGGCACGCGGGTTGACCAGGCAACTGGCCAGCTTGTTTTCGAACACGTGGTCCAGGCAGGCCTGGTTGCAGGCGATGCAGGTGTTGATGGCTTCGGCGCGGCCGGCGCGGGCCTTGTTCGGCCACTGCGGGTCGGCCAGCAGCGGACGTGCCAGCGACACCATGTCGGCACCGCCATCGGCG
This region includes:
- a CDS encoding NADPH-dependent 2,4-dienoyl-CoA reductase, translated to MSPANESAYPHLFAPLDLGFTQLRNRVLMGSMHTGLEDRARDFPRLAAYFAERAEGGVGLIVTGGFAPNVVGWLKPFGGKLSWPWEVRPHRQLTAAAHQHGAKICLQLLHAGRYAYHPLSVAPSKLKAPINPFTPRALSASGVERHIADYARSAKLAREAGYDGVEVMGSEGYLINEFIAPRTNKRNDRWGGDAAQRMRFAVEIVRRIREACGPDFIIIYRLSLVDLVEDGSNWEEIVQQAQAIEAAGATIINSGIGWHEARIPTIATSVPRGAFAAVTAKLKPHVSLPLVATNRINMPEVAERILADGGADMVSLARPLLADPQWPNKARAGRAEAINTCIACNQACLDHVFENKLASCLVNPRAAHETELVYTPTTAPKRVAVVGAGPAGLACATVAAERGHQVTLFDASEEIGGQFNVAKRIPGKEEFHETLRYFRHKLGETGVQLRLGTRADAASLAGFDEVVLATGILPRKVDFPGADHAKVVNYLDVLLGRVEVGGSAAIIGAGGIGFDVGEFLAHDGPSPSLDPQRWMAEWGVDATFEARGALARPAVEASPRRLWLLQRSAGKPGARLGKTTGWIHRATLKAKGVRMLGGVEYLGVDDAGLRIRVDGSEQLLPVDHVVICAGQEPQRALQAELQAAGVTAHLIGGADVAAELDAKRAIDQGSRLAAAL